DNA sequence from the Streptomyces sp. HUAS 15-9 genome:
TCGAAGACCGGTTGTGCCCAGGGCGGCGGGCCGGGGATCGGATCGGAACGTCGCACGGCCGTGACCGTCCGGCGACCCGCGCGAGTCGGTGCGCGGGACTCCGTACGGGAACCGCCGATGGCAGCCCGCAACGCGCCCACGAACTCCAGGCAGGACTCGTGACGGTCCTCGGGAACCTTGGCCAGCGCCTTCGCGATCACACCATCCAGTTCCGGCGGCAACTCCGACCGCATCCCGCTCAGGGGAGGTGGAGTGTCGTACTGATGGGCCCACAGCAGCGCGATGTCGTCTTCCTGACGGAATGGAGGCCTGCCCGCGAGTATCTCGTAGACGACGCAGGCAAGGCTGTAAAGGTCGCATCGGCCATCCACCGGACGACCCGAGATCTGCTCGGGCGCCACATAGTCCAGCGTTCCGACGAATTCCCCCACCGTCGTGAATCCCGACAGCGACAAGGACTTCTTCGTCAGTCCGAAATCCGTGAGATAGACATGCTCGGGATGCTCGCTGTCCGTGCCCTGTGCCACCAGGACATTTCCCGGTTTGACGTCCCGGTGCACCAGATCGTGCTCATGGGCCGCGTCGAGCGCCGACGCGACCTGACCCGCGATGCGCAGGGCGGTGTCGACACTCAGCACACCCTCCCGGTCGATCAAGGCCCGCAGATCGCACCCCGACACATAACGCATGGCGATATACAGCACACCGTCCATCTCGCCGGCCTCGAAAATCGGCACGATATGCGGATGGTCGATCGCGGCAGCCACGCGCGACTCGTGCATAAAACGCTTGCGGAACGTGTCATTCCGGGCCATTTCCGGAGTGAGCAGCTTCAGCGCCACCGTCCGTTCCAGGCGCAGATCCCTCGCGCAGTACACCACCGCCATTCCCCCATGTCCGATCTCACGCAGCACCTCATAGCCGGCAATCCGCGTCCCCACCAGATCGAACGTCTCGCGCACTGCTCGTCACCTGTCCCTACGGCCCATTCATGCCAAAACCCTATGCCCGGCATCATGCGCACGCAGGACGACAGGGTCATGTTCCGACAGCTCGGGACTTGACGCGGGCACCGGATCGGCTCTCTTCGCACTCGTCCTTCGAAGCGCAATCCCGAACGGCCCCGCCGACGTACTGAAAGTAGGGCCGCAACCACAGCCCTGTGCGGCTGCGGTCATCCCTCGCGTGACGCCGAGAGTCGCGCGAGACGATGGAAGGAAGAGTGCATCCGTCATGCGAGCACACCGCGCGAGGCGTCTCGTCGCGGCGTCCGCGGTCAGCGTTCTGCTGGCCGGCGGCGCTTCGATCGGCGCAGCAGGCACGGCCGCGGCGGCAGCCCCTGCCGTGCACCCCCAGGTGACCACCAACATGTGCTTCGGCCGCAGCGACTTCCGCTGCTTCGACCGCGGCGGGTTCCGCTTCGACCACAGCCAGTTCTGCTTCAACCACCCCGGGTTCTGCTTCGGCAACCACTTCGGCAACCGCTTCGATCACCGCTTCGACCACCGCTTCTTCAACAACGGATCCTTCGTGATCATTGTGTTCTAGTACGTGATCATCGGGTTCCGGTCGTGGTCGCCGCGGACACAAGAGGGCGTGCCCATCGCGGGCGCGCCCCCTTCGTATGCGCCGACTCACGGGTGGGGCCCGCCCGTCGAGGTCACAGGGTGGGATCGCCGAACTGTTCGAGGAGAACGTCGACCGGTGTGTAGACCGCGCCGGCGGAGGCGCCGTCGTGGAGGACCTGTTCCGCCCAGATGACCTTGCCGCCACGGTTGTACCGCGTACCCCATCGCTGCGCGAACTGTGCCACGAGGAACAGCCCCCGGCCGCCCTCGTCCGTGGTCGTCGCCCGCCGCAGCCGGGGCGAGGTGCTGCTGCCGTCCCACACCTCTGAGGTCAGACAACGCCCGTTCAGCAGCCGCAGCTTGACCGGTGGCGATCCGTACCGGATGGCGTTCGTGGTCAGCTCGCTGAGAATCAGTTCCGTGGTGAAGCCGACTTCCTCCAGCCCCCACTCCCGCAGCTTCTCCCTGCATTCGGCCCGGATGGACGGCACCACCGCCGGGTCCGACGGTACGTCCCACTCCGCCACGCGCGAGGACGGGAACAGCCGGGTCCGTGCTGTCAGCAGCGCGATGTCGTCGCCGGGGTGTGTCGGCTTCAGCGCATCCATCACCATGGCGCAGGTCTCCTCCGCGGTGCGGCCCCCGGCCCCGCCCAACACCCGGCGCAGCCTCTCCAGACCCACGTCGATGTCGCGGGTACGGTCCTCCACCAAACCGTCGGTGTAGAGCACCAGTTGGGAACCCTCGGCGAGGCGCAGCTCGACGGTTTCGAAGGGGTAGCCGCCCAGACCCAGCGGTGCCGAGGCCGGCACGCCGGGAGAGGTGACGGTTCCGTCCGGACCCACCACCAGCGGTTCGGGATGCCCCGCGCGGGCCATCGTGCACGCCCCCGAAACCGGGTCGTAGACCGCGTACAGGATCGTCGCTCCCGTCACCCCCTCACCCTCGTGGTCCTCGGCGAGACCGTCGGTGTCCTCCTCCTCGTCCATGCGTACGACCAGGTCGTCCAGGTACCCGAGCACCTCGTCGACCGGCAGGTCCAGCGTGGAGAAGTTGTGCACCGCGGTGCGCAGCCGGCCCATCGTCGCCGCCGCGTGCAGCCCGTGCCCGACGACATCGCCCATCACCAGCGCCACCCGGGCACCCGGCAGGGGGATGACGTCGAACCAGTCCCCGCCCACCCCGGCCTCCGCCGGCACGTACCGCCAGGCCACCTCCAGCGCGTCCTGTTCCGGCTGTCCCCGGGGCAGGAGACTGCGCTGCAGCGTCACCGCCGTCGCGTGCTCCCGGGCGAACCTACGGGCGTTGTCGATCGCCACCGCGGCCCGCGCGCCCAGCTCCTCCGCGACGGACAGATCGTCCCGCTCGTACGGCGGGGAATCCACCGTCCGATAGAAGTTCACCACGCCCAGCGGTACGCCCCTGGCCTGCAGCGGCACGGTCACCAGGGAGTGCAGCCCGCGCTCCAGGGCCTTCTCGGTGCGCTCCGGATCCTGCTGCTGCCAGGCGTGGGCATGCCGCAGGTCCGCCTCCAGCACACCCCGCCCCTCCTGCAGCGTCCGCATCTGCGGGGTGTCCGGCGAGAAGGTGATCACTTCGCCGAGCGGATACACCGGCATCCTCGACTGTTCGCCGCTGAGTGCCGCACGGTGCAGATGCCGCCATCCCTCCGCCGTCGGCTCCAGCCCGCGCAGCACCGCCTCCAGCAGATCCACGGTGACGAGATCGGCGAACCGCGGCACCGCGACATCGCCCAACTCCCGGGCCGTACGCCGTACATCCAGCGTCGTCCCGATCCGCATGCCCGCCTCGTACAACAGCGTCAGCCGCTCCCGCGCGACCTCGGCCCGCCCGGAGACCGCGACCAGCTCCGTGGTGTCCCGCAAGGTCACCACGTTGCTTCCCCGGTCCGTGTCCCGGAGCGTGGACCGCTTGCTCACCGCGAGCAACCGGTCGTCCGCGAGATGCACCTCGTCGGTCACCATCTCCGGCGATGTGAGCACGGACGTGAGCTGCTCCGGCAGCCCCAGCTCCCGCACCGGGCGCCCCAGCGCGTCGGGCCCCAGGCCGAGCAGCCGCTGTGCCTCGTCATTGGCCAGCGTCAGCCGTCCGTCGGCGTCGACGATCAGCACCCCTTCCCGCACCGAGTGGAGGACCGCGTCGTGGTGCTCGTACATCCGCGCCAGCTCCACGGGGGCCAGACCGTGCGTCTGACGCCGCACACGCCGGGAGATCAGCGTGGTGCCGGTCGTCGCGAGTGCCAGCGCGACTGCACCGGAGCCGATGATGATCGGCAGTTGTGGCATCCAGCGTTGCGTCACGTTGTCGATCGTGATTCCGGCGGAGACCAGCCCGACGACCTTTCCGTGCGAGTCGGTCACCGGGACCACGGCCTGTACGGCTATTCCCCTGCCGGCCGGCAGGGGCGGACCGCCGGCCTGCTCGATGACGGTGCGGCCTTCCAGCGCCGGTTTGATGTTGCCGACGAACTTCTTCCCGATCTCCTTGGGGTACGGATACGTATAACGAATTCCGTCGGTGTTCATGACGACGATGAAATCGACGCCCGCCCTCTTACGTGCTGCCTCGGCTCGTGGCTGCAGGGCCGCGGTCGGATCCCGGCCGCGCAGCGCTTCGTCCACACCGGGGGCGTTCGCGAACCCCTGCGCCGCGACGACCGACTCGCGACGTCCCTGCCGCACGGCGTCCCGGTCCGCCTGGATCACCAGAGCGACCACCGCCGCGACGACGAGCAGTACCACGATCATGATCTGGAGGAGGAACCCCTGCCCGGCCGCGCTGCGTGGGTTCACCAGGGAATCCCGGTCACGCAGCCGCCGGGTGAGGGGATGACGCGACGGGCTCCGAAAACGCCCGAAAGGTCCCATATAACCTTGATAACACCGCTGCGTGAGCCCTGACCTGCTCAGCCGGAACCGTCGCGGCCGAGCGAGTCCTGGCCTGGTGTGTAGTGACCCTCCCATGAAGTCCATGCCCAAGGAGCCGGCAGATCTCGTACGAGCCCTCGGAGCCGCCGGGATCAGGGACGAGCGACTGCTCGAAGTCGTGCGAACAACGCCTCGGGCGGCATTCGTCCCGGCCGGACACGAGGCCGACGCCTACCGCGACGTACCCATAGCGATCGGGCAGGGACAGGTCACCACCCAGCCGTCGCTGTCCGCCATGATGATCGAGAGCCTCGGTCTGGACGGCAGCGAGCACGTCCTCGAGATCGGTACCGGCCTCGGCTTCCAGACCGCGCTGCTCGCCCGGCTGGCCGCCGACGTGGTCAGCATCGAGACCCGGCCGGGCATCGCCCACCAGGCGCGGGAGAACCTCGCACGCCAGGGCGTACGGAACGTGGACTTGCGGATCGGCGACGGCAGCGGCGGCGTGCCCGACCGCGCTCCGTACGACGCCGTCCTCGTGTCCGCCGCGTACCCGGACGTGCCCGCGCCCCTGGCCGCGCAGGTACGGCCGCGCGGCCGCCTGGTGCAGCCCATCGGTCCCGGCGGGCACGAGCAGGTGGTGTGCTTCGAGCGCACCTCATCGGGGCTGGAGCAGGTGCGGATGGTGACCGGGGCGTGCTTCGTGCGACTGCAGGGGCAATACGCCTTTCCGCCGGGCGACGCGGAGTTCCCTACGCGTCCATGACGCGTACGACCGCCAGCGTGATGTTGTCGGGGCCGCCCGCCTCGATGGCGGCCTTCCACAGCTCGACCGCCGCACGGCCGTCGTCGTGCTCCCGCATCACGTCGTCGATCATATCCGGCGGCACCGGATCGGTCAGACCGTCCGTGCAGATGAGGTAGCGGTCACCGAGCGCCAGGGAGGCGGTTGCCACATGCGGCTGGACGGCGCGGTACGTGCCGGTGCCGCCCAGGCACTGCGTCACGAGGGAGGTGGTGCGCCGCCCGGGTCCCAGCGGAGGGGAGTCGTCGACGCTGACCTGGAGCAGTCCGCGACTGGAGGCCGCGAAGACCCGGCTGTCGCCCACGTTGAACACCAGGAGCGAGCCGGGCTGTACGACAGCGCCGGCGATCGTCGTCCCCATGGTGGTGAGCTCGCTTCCCTCGTCGCCGCCGGAGGCCAGGTAGACGGCCCGGTTGCAGTCGTTCAGTGCGTCGCGGACGGCGTCCTCGCTGCTCAGGGCGGGACCGATCGACGCGATCCGGCGGACCACCAGGGCGCTGGCCACGTCGCCGCCGGGATGCCCGCCGAGCCCGTCCGCGACGGCGACGACGAGAGGCGTCGCGAGCGGGAAGTACAGCGTCTGCGGGCTCTCGGTCACCGTGGCGCACAGCGTCCACGGTCCGATGACGAGGCTGTCCTCGTTCCGGGAGCGCAGCAGCCCGGGATGGCTCAGCGCACTCACCGCCACGTACGGCACGGAACGCCACCGCCTTCCCGCACCGGGCACACAGCCCTAGGTCGGCCGATGGTCATGCATCAAGGGTAGGCGTGCTCGACATGACTCCCGCAAGTCGCGGCGTTACGTTGGCTGCGACAGCGGAAGGCGCGAGGCGGGAGCTCGCCATGGGCCTGCGGCAGTGGATCGACGGCTGGCCGGTGTACCGGCAGATCACCGGTGACGACGCACTGGGCAGGGGAAGCGCGGCCCGCTCGCGCGGCACCGAGCAGCTGTCCGCGCGTACCGAGCGGGCCGACAGGGTTGTACGGTCCGTGTGCCCGTACTGTGCCGTGGGCTGCGGCCAGAAGGTATTCGTCGAGGACGAGAAGGTCATCCAGATCGAGGGCGACCCGGACTCCCCGATCTCACGCGGCCGGCTGTGCCCCAAGGGCTCGGCCAGCAAGCAGCTGGTGACCGGCCCCGGCCGGATCAGCGCCGTCCTCCACCGGCCACCGCACGGCGCGGGATGGGAGCGGATCCCGCTCGACCGGGCGATGGACATGATCGCCGACCGGGTCCTCGAGACCCGTCGGCAGACCTGGCAGGACACGCACCACGGTGTTCCCGTCCGGCGCACGCTCGGCATCGCCTCCCTCGGCGGAGCGACGCTGGACAACGAAGAGAACTACCTGATGAAGAAGCTCTACACGGCGCTGGGCGCGATCCAGATCGAGAACCAGGCGCGGATTTGACACTCCGCCACCGTCCCCGGTCTGGGGACCTCGTTCGGCCGTGGCGGAGCCACGACGTTCCAGCAGGACCTGGCCGAGGCCGACTGCATCGTCATCCAGGGCTCGAACATGGCCGAGTGCCATCCGGTCGGCTTCCAGTGGGTGATGGAGGCCAAGGAACGCGGCGCCACGATCATCCACGTCGACCCCCGCTTCACCCGCACCAGCGCGCTCGCGGACGTCCATGTCCCGCTCCGGGCCGGATCCGACATCGCCTTCCTCGGCGCCCTGATCAACCATGTGCTGAGCAACGACAAGGACTTCCGCGAGTACGTGGTCGCCTACACCAACGCCCCGGCGATCCTGCGCGAGGACTTCGCCGACACCGAGGACCTGGACGGGCTGTTCTCCGGCTACGACCCGGACAGCCGCCACTACGACACCACCAGCTGGATGTACGAGGGCGCGCGGGTCGCGGCCGCGGCCGGCGAGCGGGACCAGTGGCGGACATCGGGGGAGGAGGGCGAGCGGGGCACGGCTGCCGGACACCAGCACGGAGGGCGGGAGGCGCACGAGAGCTCCCGTTCGCAGTCGTACGGCTCCGGCGGCCCCGCCCTGAGCGGGAAGCCGGCCATGGACCCGACGCTGCGACACCCGCGCTGTGTGTACCAGGTGCTCAAGCGCCATTTCGCCCGCTACACACCGGAGTTGGTCGAGGACGTCTGTGGCGTTCCCCGCGAGCTGTTCGCCCAGGTGGCCGAGGCCATCACCACCAACTCGGGACGCGAACGCACCACGGCACTGTGCTACTCCGTCGGCTGGACCCAGCACACCGTCGGGGTGCAGTACATCCGGACCGCGTCCATCCTGCAGACGCTGCTGGGCAACATCGGCCGGCCGGGCGGCGGCATCCTGGCACTGCGCGGGCACGCCAGCATCCAGGGCTCCACGGACGTACCGACGCTGTTCGACCTGCTGCCCGGCTACATCCCCATGCCGCACGCCCATCAGCACCAGGACCTGGACGCGTTCGTGGCCGCGGACGCCGGCACCACCGGCTTCTGGGGCAACATGCGCGCGTACACGGTGAGTCTGCTCAAGGCGTGGTGGGGAGAAGCGGCCACCGAGGAGAACGACTACCGCTTCGACTGGCTGCCCCGTCTGACCGGCGACCACGGCACCTACCAGACCGTGCTCAACCAGCTCTCGGGGCAGTGCAAGGGGTACTTCCTCGTCGGCGAGAACCCCGCGGTCGGCTCGGCCAACGGCAAGCTCCAGCGCCTCGGCCTGGCGAACCTGGACTGGCTGGTGGTGCGCGACCTGCGGCTGATCGAGAGCGCGACCTTCTGGAAGGACGGCCCGGAGATCGAGACCGGTGAGCTGCGCACCGAGGAGATCCCGACGGAGGTGTTCTTCCTGCCGGCCGCGGCGCACACGGAGAAGAACGGCAGCTTCACCAACACCCAGCGGCTGCTGCAGTGGCACCACGCGGCGGTCGAGCCGCCCGGCGACGCCCGCAGCGACCTGTGGTTCTACCACCACCTCGGACGGATCATCAGGGAGAAGCTCGCCGGATCCACCGACCCACGCGACCGCCCCCTGCTCGACCTCACCTGGGACTACCCGACGTCGGGCCCGCTGGCCGAACCGAGCGCCGACGCCGTCCTGGCCGAGATCAACGGGTACGGGCCGGACGGGCAGCCCCTGTCGACGTACACCCAGCTGCGCGACGACGGCTCCACCTCCTGCGGAGTCTGGATCTACTGTGGGGTCCACGCCGACGGGCACAACCATGCGGCGAACCGCCGACCGCGCGACGAACAGAGCCGGGTCGCCCCCGACTGGGGCTGGGCCTGGCCGGCCAACCGCCGCATCCTCTACAACCGGGCGTCGGCCGACCCCGAGGGACGACCGTGGAGCGAACGCAAGCGGTATGTGTGGTGGGACGCCGGACAAGGCCGGTGGACCGGGGACGACATCCCGGACTTCGAGGCCGACAAACCGCCCGACTACCGGCCGCCGCCGGACGCGAGGGCCCAGGACGCCCTGGCCGGCACCGACCCGTTCATCATGCAGAGCGACGGCCGCGCCTGGCTGTTCGCACCGGCCGGACTGGCCGACGGCCCGCTGCCCGCACACTACGAGCCCTACGAGTCGCCGGTGGACAACCCGCTGTACGGCCGGCAGACGAACCCCACGCTCCAGGCCTACGACCACCCGGCCAACCCGTACCACCCGGCAGGCAGCCCGGTGTATCCGTACGTGTTCACCACCTACCGCCTCACCGAGCACCACACGGCCGGCGGCATGAGCCGTACGCTGCCCTATCTGTCCGAGCTGCAGCCGGAGTTCTTCTGCGAGGTCTCCCCGGAACTCGCCACGGAGCGACGCCTGAAGCACCTGGGCTGGGCGACCATCACCACGGCCCGCACGGCGGTCGAGGCGAGAGTGTTGGTGACCGACCGCATCAAATCCCTGCGGATCCGCGGCCGCACCATCCACCAGGTGGGGATCCCCTACCACTGGGGTCCGGACGGGCTGTCCACGGGTGACTCGGCCAACGACCTGCTGTCCGTGGTGCTCGACCCGAACGTACGCATCCAGGAGTGCAAGGCGGCGACCTGCGACATCAGGCCGGGCAGGCGCCCACGTGGCCCGGCGCTCGGCGCCCACGTGGCGGCCTGCCGGCGGCGCGCCGGCCTGCCGGACGACAGCCCGCCGGGCGACGACACCCCACAGGGCCCAGGAGAGGGGCAGCCATGACCACCGCGGACCACAACAGGCTGTCCGGCCCGCTGGCCGACCCCGCCGCGGACGCCGGTTACCCGGACACCCACCCGCCCCGGATGGGATTCTTCACGGACACCTCCGTCTGCATCGGCTGCAAGGCCTGCCAGGTGGCCTGCAAGGAGTGGAACCTGGTCCCGGCGGAGACCGAGGAACTCGACCTGCTGGGGCAGTCGTTCGACAACACGGGCGCGCTGAACGCCAACAACTGGCGGCACGTGGCGTTCATCGAGCAGAAGGTGACACCGGAGCGGCCCCCGGTCGATCTGGGCATGCCGACCGTCGGCCCGCCCGTTCCCGACGCGGAAACCGGCGACGGCCAGGTGCGCTGGCTCATGTCCAGCGATGTGTGCAAGCACTGCACCCACGCCGCCTGCCTGGACGTCTGCCCGACCGGGTCGTTGTTCCGCACCGAGTTCGGGACCGTGGTGGTGCAGGCGGACATCTGCAACGGCTGCGGATACTGCGTGCCGGCCTGCCCGTACGGCGTGATCGACATCCGTCCCGGCGACGGCCGGGCCTTCAAGTGCACGCTGTGCTACGACCGGTTGGGAGCGGGCCGGGAACCGGCCTGCGCCCAGGCGTGCCCGACCGACTCCATCCAGTTCGGCCCGCTGGAGGACCTGCGCGAGCGGGCCGACCGGCGCGTGGCCGAGCTGCACGAGCGCGGAGTGGACCAGGCGCGGCTGTACGGCCGGGATCCGGACGACGGCGTCGGCGGTGACGGCGCGTTCTTCCTTCTGCTGGACGAGCCCGAGGTGTACGGGCTCCCGCCGGACCCGGTGGTCACCACCCGCGACCTGCCGTCGATGTGGCGGCACGCGGCCACGGCCGCCGTCGGTGTGGCCGTGAGCGTGGCGCTGTCCTTCCTGGGACGGGGGACCGTGGAGAGGAGAAAGCCGTGACGGGGAGCGGCGGTGAGCGGGAGCGCCTCATGGTTCCGCGCGCGGAGTTCCGGTCGTACTACGGCCGGCCGATCCTCAAGCGCCCCACATGGAAGGTGCCGGACGTGCCGGCCTATCTGTTCCTCGGAGGAACGGCCGGTGCCTCGGCGACCATGGCGGCGGTGGCCGAACTGACCGGCCGCCGGGAACTGGCCGGAACAGGCCGATGGGTCGCCGCCGCCGCGTCGGTGGCCAGTGTCACCGCACTGGTCCATGACCTCGGCCGACCCGAACGGTTCACGCATATGCTGCGTGTCCTCAAGCCGACCTCACCGCTGTCGGTGGGCTCCTGGATCCTCGCGCCGTTCTCCACGCTCGCCACCGCCTCGGCCGCCTCACTGGCCACCGGACGGCTGCCGAGGCTCGGTCGGCTCGCCGCACTCGGCTCCGGGACGCTGGGGCCCGCGATGTGCACGTACACCGCGGTGCTGCTCTCCGACACCGCGGTGCCGGCGTGGCACGAGGCGTATCCGGAACTGCCGTATGTGTTCGCGGGCAGCGCGCTGACCAGCGCCGCGGGTGCCGCACTGCTCTGGGCACCCGGCGCGGACCACAGGCCGCCGATCCGAATGAGCCTCTTCGGCGTGGGCATGGAACTCGCCGCGATGCGCCGCATCGAGCGGCGGCTCGGACCGGCCGGTGAGCCCTACCTCATGGACCGGCCGGGCCGGCTGCTGACCCTGAGCAAGGCACTGACCGCGGCCGGAGCCGGTCTGTCGCTTCTCGCCGGTCGCCGAACGGCCCGGCTCCTGGCCGGAGGGTCGTACCTGGCAGCGGGACTGTGCACCCGGTTCGGCGTCTTCGCGGCAGGCATCGCGTCCGCCGAGGACCCGGCCTATGTGGTGACCACGCAGCGGCGGCGGCTTGGGCGGGACCGCGATTCGTAGAGTGCAACTCCCTCTCGTGCAGGGCAGGTTGACGGCTGGTTGCAACGTGGCTGAACCCAGCCCCGATGACCTGTGCGCCGAGGATCCGATGCGCCGTCAGTATTGACGTGTGCACGTCCAGTGGCTACGTTGCGACAGTGCTCCGAGTCGGCCGGCCGGGAGCGAGACAACGTTGTCAGGAGACAACGTTGTCACCTCCCGGACTCCGCCGCTTTCCTCTCCACCACCCCAACTGGTCGCCCCCGCTGGGTCTTTCGTCGTCCGTCCAGCTCGGTGTGCTCCCGTGATCCGAACGCATCCCCTCAGGAGGCAGATCGCGATGTTATCGACTCCGGCCGGTGGCCGCCGGCCTGGTACACGCAGACGGCCGTCCCACGGCCGCCCGATCCGCACGGTCCTGGGCGCCGCCGCCGGCGCGGCACTCCTCGGCGCGTACGCGCTACCCACCCCGGTCGCCTGGGCGGCGCAGGCTCGTCCGCCGAAGCTGGTGTCGTCCCCGGCGGACCTGGTCAACCCCTTCATCGGAACGTCGAACGACGCCAATGACTTCCCGGGCGCGGACGTGCCCTTCGGTATGGTCCAGTGGGGTCCTGACACATCGTCACGGCCATCGGGCGGCGGGTACGAGTACAAGGACTCCTCGATCACCGGATTCAGCCTCACCCACATCGCGGGACCGGGCTGCGGTGCGGCGGGTGACATACCGGTGCTGCCCACGGTGGGCGCCGTCAACAACGCGGCCACGGACTCCTTCTCGCACGCCAACGAGTCAGCCACGCCCGGCTTCTACAAGGTGGCCCTGGACAACAAGGTGACCACCGAACTCACCTCCACCACGCGCAGCGGCATGGCGCGATTCACCTTCCCCGCGACCTCCCAGGCCAACCTGATCCTCAAGCTGACCAGCAGTCAGAACAGCGGCACGTCGGCACAGTTCAACGTCGTCTCCGACACCGAGGTCAGCGGTCAGGTCACCAGCGGGAGATTCTGCGGCGCGAGCAACACCTACACCGTCTACTTCGACATGGTCTTCGACCAGCCGTTCACCTCCAGCGGCAGCACGCTCGCCCCCCGGACGACATCGTCCGAGCCCTCCGCCGAACGGGCCGACAAGAACGCCCCGGAGCAGCCGAACAAGCCGCGCCTGCACGGCTCCATGCCGAAACCCCGCGCCCACGACGCGGTGCCCCACGACGTGCCCCCGGGCGCCGCCGCCTCGAACGCGCACGTCACGTTCAACACGAGCGCGAACCAGGTCGTCCAGGCGAAGGTCGGCGTCTCCTACGTCTCGGTGGCGAACGCGGCCGCCAATCGAAGCGCCGAGAACACCGGTTGGAATTTCGACAGTGTCCGCTCCGCGGCGCACAAGGCCTGGGACACGGCACTGGGCAGGGTGCAGATCGGTGGCGGCACCGCCGACCAGCAGAAGATCTTCTACACGGCGCTCTACCACTCACTCCTCCACCCGAACGTCATCAGCGACACCAACGGCCAGTACTACGGCTTCGACGGCAGGACGCACCAGGTCGACGCCGGACACGACGCCGCCTACGCCAACTACTCCGGCTGGGACATCTACCGCTCCCAGGCCCAGCTCGAAGCGCTGGTGAGTCCTCAGGTCGCCTCCGACACCGCCCAGTCGATGACCGACGACTACACCCAGACCGGGATCTTCCCCAAGTGGTCGGAGAACAACGGGGAGTCCTACGTCATGGTCGGCGACCCGGCGGCGGCGATCATCGCCGACTACCACGCCTTCGGCGCGCGTGACTTCGACACCGCGAAGGCACTGACCGGCCTGCTGAAACAGGCGAGCACCGCGAACAACGACCGACCGGGTCTGAACTACCTGGACAACCCGGGTTACGAACCGCACGACGGCAGTTACGGCTGCTGCAACTTCTACGGCCCGGTGGCCACCACCCTGGAGTACGACACCGCGGACTTCGCCCTCTCCGCCTTCGCTGGCGCCCTCGGCGACACCCGGAGCCAGCAGACGTACGCCCATCGCGCGCAGGACTGGCGCAACGTGCTGAACCCGGCCTCCGGCTTCGTCCAGCCCCGCAACGCCAACGGCTCCTGGACGGGCGGCTTCGACCCCACCAGCGGCACGGACATGGTCGAGGCCGACTCGTGGATCTACTCGGGCATGGTGCCCTTCAACGTCGGAGGGCTCGCCACCGC
Encoded proteins:
- a CDS encoding protein-L-isoaspartate O-methyltransferase family protein; protein product: MPKEPADLVRALGAAGIRDERLLEVVRTTPRAAFVPAGHEADAYRDVPIAIGQGQVTTQPSLSAMMIESLGLDGSEHVLEIGTGLGFQTALLARLAADVVSIETRPGIAHQARENLARQGVRNVDLRIGDGSGGVPDRAPYDAVLVSAAYPDVPAPLAAQVRPRGRLVQPIGPGGHEQVVCFERTSSGLEQVRMVTGACFVRLQGQYAFPPGDAEFPTRP
- a CDS encoding PP2C family protein-serine/threonine phosphatase, with translation MPYVAVSALSHPGLLRSRNEDSLVIGPWTLCATVTESPQTLYFPLATPLVVAVADGLGGHPGGDVASALVVRRIASIGPALSSEDAVRDALNDCNRAVYLASGGDEGSELTTMGTTIAGAVVQPGSLLVFNVGDSRVFAASSRGLLQVSVDDSPPLGPGRRTTSLVTQCLGGTGTYRAVQPHVATASLALGDRYLICTDGLTDPVPPDMIDDVMREHDDGRAAVELWKAAIEAGGPDNITLAVVRVMDA
- a CDS encoding SpoIIE family protein phosphatase/ATP-binding protein, producing the protein MIVVLLVVAAVVALVIQADRDAVRQGRRESVVAAQGFANAPGVDEALRGRDPTAALQPRAEAARKRAGVDFIVVMNTDGIRYTYPYPKEIGKKFVGNIKPALEGRTVIEQAGGPPLPAGRGIAVQAVVPVTDSHGKVVGLVSAGITIDNVTQRWMPQLPIIIGSGAVALALATTGTTLISRRVRRQTHGLAPVELARMYEHHDAVLHSVREGVLIVDADGRLTLANDEAQRLLGLGPDALGRPVRELGLPEQLTSVLTSPEMVTDEVHLADDRLLAVSKRSTLRDTDRGSNVVTLRDTTELVAVSGRAEVARERLTLLYEAGMRIGTTLDVRRTARELGDVAVPRFADLVTVDLLEAVLRGLEPTAEGWRHLHRAALSGEQSRMPVYPLGEVITFSPDTPQMRTLQEGRGVLEADLRHAHAWQQQDPERTEKALERGLHSLVTVPLQARGVPLGVVNFYRTVDSPPYERDDLSVAEELGARAAVAIDNARRFAREHATAVTLQRSLLPRGQPEQDALEVAWRYVPAEAGVGGDWFDVIPLPGARVALVMGDVVGHGLHAAATMGRLRTAVHNFSTLDLPVDEVLGYLDDLVVRMDEEEDTDGLAEDHEGEGVTGATILYAVYDPVSGACTMARAGHPEPLVVGPDGTVTSPGVPASAPLGLGGYPFETVELRLAEGSQLVLYTDGLVEDRTRDIDVGLERLRRVLGGAGGRTAEETCAMVMDALKPTHPGDDIALLTARTRLFPSSRVAEWDVPSDPAVVPSIRAECREKLREWGLEEVGFTTELILSELTTNAIRYGSPPVKLRLLNGRCLTSEVWDGSSTSPRLRRATTTDEGGRGLFLVAQFAQRWGTRYNRGGKVIWAEQVLHDGASAGAVYTPVDVLLEQFGDPTL
- a CDS encoding serine/threonine-protein kinase codes for the protein MRETFDLVGTRIAGYEVLREIGHGGMAVVYCARDLRLERTVALKLLTPEMARNDTFRKRFMHESRVAAAIDHPHIVPIFEAGEMDGVLYIAMRYVSGCDLRALIDREGVLSVDTALRIAGQVASALDAAHEHDLVHRDVKPGNVLVAQGTDSEHPEHVYLTDFGLTKKSLSLSGFTTVGEFVGTLDYVAPEQISGRPVDGRCDLYSLACVVYEILAGRPPFRQEDDIALLWAHQYDTPPPLSGMRSELPPELDGVIAKALAKVPEDRHESCLEFVGALRAAIGGSRTESRAPTRAGRRTVTAVRRSDPIPGPPPWAQPVFDASPGS